One part of the Caproiciproducens sp. CPB-2 genome encodes these proteins:
- a CDS encoding transcription repressor NadR produces MDAAQRRREILEILKKSAQPVSAGTIAGQFQVSRQVIVGDVALLRAANIAISATPRGYILTSGAGDGDQIIRTIACRHSRENLAEELYTIVDNGCGLIDVIVEHAVYGQISGQLHIFSRYDADCFLEKLSKDHASPLCDLTGGVHLHTISCRSEDAYQRVLAALEEKGILFSR; encoded by the coding sequence ATGGATGCAGCGCAGAGGCGCCGGGAGATTCTTGAAATTCTGAAAAAAAGCGCACAGCCTGTCAGCGCCGGTACCATTGCCGGGCAATTTCAGGTGAGCCGGCAGGTTATCGTGGGGGACGTTGCGCTCCTGCGGGCGGCGAACATCGCTATTTCCGCCACGCCGCGGGGCTATATCCTTACGTCCGGCGCCGGAGACGGGGATCAGATCATCCGGACGATCGCCTGCAGGCACAGCAGGGAAAACCTTGCGGAAGAGCTGTATACGATTGTGGACAACGGCTGCGGCCTGATCGACGTGATCGTGGAGCACGCGGTTTACGGCCAGATTTCCGGCCAGCTGCATATTTTTTCCCGCTACGACGCCGACTGTTTTCTGGAAAAGCTGTCGAAGGACCACGCGTCGCCCTTGTGCGACCTGACGGGCGGAGTGCATCTGCATACGATTTCCTGCCGGTCGGAGGACGCGTATCAAAGGGTCCTTGCCGCTTTGGAGGAAAAGGGAATTTTGTTTTCCCGGTAA
- a CDS encoding GerAB/ArcD/ProY family transporter, which yields MNHKITEKQIQATIFMFWMGSMVVVGINPQAKQDSWIAGLFAGIMMLPLLFLYIRLTSLYPGKNLFEILTQIFGKVFGRILILIYVVFSIQLGGITLKIFSTFVHILNMPETPEPAILFFIILLSVWAVKSGPENIGRMSKYTFPILLISVAATFIIGARDMDTSNLKPIMNTDLKTLLGSAFSLCILPLGEVFLCLSFFSALEPQAKPSRFFFKALIMTLAILITVNLRNILILGFPSASMFYFPSYETVSIISIGDFFSRTEVLIGINLMLAGFIKVAVCLYSSSLGLAKLLNAADQKLYCRSLRSAYGYPGRHALRKHGGMEGLGANVRDLRDPLPDHVPHSHSDRRGDKSKSGTPKDKKSPRCKQQSGGILKIFILRRLPVSAPSSR from the coding sequence ATGAATCATAAGATAACGGAAAAACAGATTCAGGCCACGATCTTTATGTTTTGGATGGGCAGCATGGTGGTCGTCGGCATCAACCCGCAGGCCAAGCAGGACTCCTGGATCGCCGGCCTGTTTGCGGGAATTATGATGCTCCCCCTCCTTTTTCTGTATATCCGGCTGACGTCCCTGTACCCCGGAAAAAATTTATTCGAAATCCTGACGCAGATTTTCGGCAAGGTTTTCGGCCGGATCCTGATCCTGATCTATGTGGTTTTTTCCATTCAGCTTGGCGGAATCACATTAAAGATTTTTTCCACCTTCGTTCATATCCTGAACATGCCGGAAACGCCCGAACCCGCGATTCTGTTTTTTATTATCCTTTTATCTGTCTGGGCCGTAAAAAGCGGGCCGGAAAATATCGGCAGAATGTCAAAGTACACCTTTCCGATTCTCCTAATATCCGTCGCCGCCACGTTCATAATCGGCGCCAGGGATATGGATACCAGCAATCTAAAACCGATCATGAATACCGATCTGAAGACGCTGCTCGGCAGTGCTTTTTCCCTCTGCATTCTGCCCTTGGGCGAGGTCTTTCTCTGCCTCTCTTTTTTCTCTGCGCTCGAGCCGCAGGCGAAACCGTCCCGGTTTTTTTTCAAAGCCCTGATCATGACACTGGCGATCCTGATCACTGTCAATCTCAGAAATATTCTGATCCTGGGTTTTCCCTCTGCGAGCATGTTTTATTTTCCTTCCTATGAAACCGTCAGCATCATTTCCATAGGCGACTTTTTTTCCCGTACAGAGGTTCTGATCGGCATCAATCTGATGCTGGCGGGATTTATTAAGGTTGCCGTCTGCCTGTATTCCTCTTCTCTGGGTCTCGCCAAGCTGCTGAACGCAGCCGACCAAAAGCTCTATTGTCGTTCCCTGCGCTCTGCTTATGGTTACCCTGGCCGGCATGCTTTACGAAAACACGGTGGAATGGAAGGACTGGGCGCCAATGTACGAGATTTACGCGATCCCCTTCCAGATCATGTTCCCCATTCTCATTCTGATCGGCGCGGAGATAAAAGCAAGAGCGGGACACCCAAAGACAAAAAATCCCCCCGCTGCAAACAACAAAGCGGGGGAATCCTGAAAATATTTATTTTACGGCGGCTTCCCGTTTCAGCACCGTCTTCGCGCTGA
- a CDS encoding Ger(x)C family spore germination protein, with the protein MKTGKRLCILLLIVSMLLLNGCWNYQEIERLSMVSGIAIDRGTAGHKYHFTFEFLDLSEDRPGSKLLETEGNTVFDGIRNVIGKSQKKLTFSECKVVVISKDLASEGIAPLLDFVSRDAEPRLTLVPMISEEKTAGEILQQEPVTNHLICLEIDQMLVQNVASLSKAPRVKLYQANNMLAGEGTSLILPSIKIAKQQTATTVELSGSAIFKKDKLLGFLDTDQSQLMLFIKNQIKGGLLLTSPDSDGRNVTLEIEESGTKITPVIAQNPPAFRIEIKTVCALGEDQTNKSHITAERIQQVEKSAKSGLETSVSKLIKTAQDQYKCDIFGFGNLIYQNDPQRWEQDKQKWDEIFRTMNVTVTADIQINNTAKVGD; encoded by the coding sequence ATGAAAACCGGTAAACGACTTTGCATCCTTCTGTTAATCGTGAGCATGCTCCTTTTAAACGGCTGCTGGAATTATCAGGAAATAGAGCGCCTTTCCATGGTCTCCGGCATCGCAATCGACAGAGGAACAGCGGGACATAAATATCATTTTACCTTTGAATTTTTGGACCTGTCCGAAGACCGTCCGGGTTCCAAGCTGCTGGAAACCGAAGGGAATACCGTGTTTGACGGAATCAGGAATGTGATCGGCAAGAGCCAGAAAAAACTGACGTTCAGCGAGTGTAAAGTGGTAGTAATCAGCAAAGACCTTGCTTCGGAGGGAATCGCTCCGCTTCTGGACTTTGTTTCCCGTGACGCCGAGCCGAGGCTGACATTGGTCCCCATGATTTCAGAAGAAAAAACAGCCGGAGAAATCCTTCAGCAAGAACCGGTAACCAACCACCTGATCTGTCTGGAAATCGATCAGATGCTGGTGCAGAATGTAGCCAGCCTCTCGAAAGCGCCCAGAGTCAAACTGTATCAGGCCAATAATATGCTTGCCGGAGAAGGCACCTCCCTGATTCTGCCATCCATCAAAATCGCAAAACAGCAGACGGCGACCACCGTCGAACTGTCCGGTTCAGCCATTTTCAAAAAGGACAAGCTGCTGGGTTTTCTGGATACCGATCAGTCCCAGCTGATGCTGTTCATCAAAAACCAGATAAAAGGGGGGCTGCTGCTGACAAGCCCCGATTCCGACGGCAGGAACGTCACCCTTGAGATAGAGGAGAGCGGAACAAAAATCACCCCCGTCATTGCCCAAAATCCTCCGGCATTCAGAATAGAAATCAAAACCGTATGTGCGCTCGGCGAAGACCAGACCAATAAGAGCCATATTACCGCAGAAAGAATTCAGCAGGTTGAAAAAAGCGCCAAAAGCGGATTGGAGACCAGCGTGTCCAAGCTGATAAAAACAGCCCAGGATCAATATAAATGCGATATTTTCGGATTCGGAAATCTGATTTATCAAAACGATCCCCAGCGATGGGAACAGGACAAACAAAAATGGGACGAAATATTTCGTACGATGAATGTCACTGTAACGGCAGATATTCAAATCAATAACACGGCAAAAGTTGGTGACTGA